The genome window TGCGCCATTTACTATCAATGGAATATGCCATGGCGATAGCTTCAGGATTCTGCCCATTCCAGGCATTCTCTGCCATGCGAATTTTTTCAATGGCACTTTGCTGGGTAAACGGTGGTAAAGGTTTTCTGACGTTACTCATAATCATAATCTCATAATAAAAATAAACGGGTTGGAGGGCTGCTATACCAAATTGATTGAGTATATGTTCTACTTTTTCATGAGGAAAAACGGATAAATACAATGCATAAAATTTAGTAAGTAGTTATTCTACTTATCAATTTTATAAAGCAGTAGTTATTCGTTTTAACCATTAAAAATGAACAGATATTTGATCAACTTGGTATCATATGTCTAAAGTTATATGCGAGCTGCTTGCGCGCGATATACATGGGCACATTAAGCCTTGTTGTTCTTGCTCGGCGACACTTAACGCATTGTCTAAATGCTTAGGGCTACCGTCTAACACTTTTACTGCACAACTTTTACATTCGCCGGTTTTACAGCTGTATGCCGCAGCAACGTTTGCGTCTAACATGGCATCCAAAATACTTTGCTCTGCCGCTACTTCGATGGTTTTTGCCGATTTATTTAATGTCACCGTTATTGGTGTGGCAGTATCATCAATGGCAGCCGTAAAACGTTCATAACGAATGCGTGACAGGGCAATATTTTGTGCTTTTGCCGCAGCTAAAAAACCATCAATTAATCGACTTGGACCACAAATATAAAAAATACAGGCAGGCTCCGCATTGCTTAATATATTACTGATGTTTAACCGTTGACCTTCCGCTGAACTGTAAGAGTTGAAGCTATCACTAAACTCGCTTTGCAATTTGTCTTGAAACGCCATACTCAGGTTATTTTTACCCGCATAATGCAATGCAAATTCAATATTTTGGCTGCGTAAAGATTGTGCCATTGCTTTTATTGGCGTTATACCTATACCACCGGCAACCAAAACTGCAGGTGCACCTTGCTGATGTGAGCTAGATTGTAAGGCAAAATGATTTTTTGGTGGCTGGCAAGCCAGTTCAAGGCCCAATTGAAAGTGTTGATGTATAGTACTCGAGCCGCCATCGCCACTTGGTTCATGCAATACGGCAATTTCATAAATGTCGCTACGCTCTGGATTTGAGCAAATAGAATAATGGCGTAAAACCTGCTCTTTGTTTGGCAATTGCACCGGTATTTGCAAGTGAGAGCCCGCGCTAACTGGCGGTAATTTATCGCCATTAACGTCACGTAACTCATAGGCGCGAATGCTTGGCGTTAATTGCCTGATTGCAGATATCACTAACGTAAGCGGGCCATCCCCCAGCCTAGTCGGATAAGAATTCGTTGGGTAAGAATTCGTTGCTTCAACAGAACTAGTGTTAAGGTTCACCAACTGTTGCTTTAAAGTTTGATTTTCTTGCTCTAGCGGTTTTAGCAGGGTTTGTATTTCATCATCATTATATCTGGGCGTGATGTATTTCGGACAATTCCAGTCAAATGCCTCCACATGAATTAAAAAGCCGCGCTCTACCGGTGCTCTAAACTCAGCAACCTCAAGCTTAGCTAACGTTTCAGGATCATCATCTGTAACTATACTCACACGACCTAATAGCTTCATCCGAGTGCGATTGGGGTAATCCATAAAAATAATTGATACCCGATCATTGTTTATAAAATTGCCAGTACTGATATATTGACGGTTACCGGTATAGTCGGCAAAACCGATAGTTTTGGCATCTAATACCCGCATAAATCCTGCAGGACCGCCGCGGTGTTGTACGTAAGGCCAGTTTGTTTCACTGACACTGGCCATATAAAAGCTGTCACGCGCGGCTATAAAATTGGCTTCATAGTCACTGAGTAAATAATTTACATCTTCGCCTTGCTCCATATTGGCATAGCCTGTGCGGCTATGTTGCTGGGTTTGAACTTGTTTAACTTGCTCTGTAAATGCAATTTCTGCGTATTTATGGGCCATCATTTCAACCTTAGCGGATGCGTTAATTTGTGCGTATTAATTTCTATAATTAATGGGGAACGACAGAAGCTTGCTCAGGCCTTTGTCGTGTTTGCCTTTTGCTTAAGAAGCTTTTTGCAGTTGCACTTTTGGAAAATCAATTTCAACTCGACTCGCCTTCCCTAAAATATTTGTCAAAATATTCATCCCTACATGCGTAATGATCTCAACAATATCAGATTCACTAAAACCGGCACTGCGTACCTCTAGCAATTCAGCCGTGGTTACCTCACCTTTATGCTCGGCTAAAGCCATAGCAAACTTAACAGCAGCTGCGGCTTTTGCATCTTGGCTTGTGCCGGCACGGTTAGCTTCCATTTCTGCGCCAGTTAAGCCAGCTTTGCTGCCAATAGCAGTATGGGCTGATACACAATACTGACAAGCATTTTGTTCAGCTAACGCTAATGCAATGCGCTCTTTAGTTAGCGGGTCAAGGCTGCCTTCACCGGCAATGCCATGTAAACCTAAAAACGCTTTTAACGCCGTTGGAGAGTTAGCAAACACCTTCAAAAAATTAGGTACCATGCCCAATTGTGAAGTAATTGCTGCAAATAGTTGCTGCTGCTCAGGGTTAGCTTGTTCATTGGTTACTACGTTAATTCTGCTCATAATATTTACCTTTTGGTTTAATTGTCTGTCGTTTAGTTATCGAACTGGGTTGGTCATTCCAATAAATGCTCAATGCTGATTTATATCGCTGCATCACAGTTGCTTAGGTCATCATCTCGCCAGTGGTGTTACTTTGACAAATTCCACTTGATAAAAGAATAGCTATGATTAACAATTAATTATTACCAAAAGTGGAATAATATATGGATAATTTACATTTAATGAATGTGTACGTCGCCGTGGCTGAGGAACAAGGCTTTGCTGCCGGGGCCCGGAGGTTGGCTATGTCTCCTCCTGCGGTAACCAGAGCGGTTGCCGCACTTGAAGAAAAACTGGGGGTTAAATTATTAAGTCGTACGACTCGATATGTGCGCACCACAGATGCTGGCGCACGTTATTTAGTTGACGCTAAACGAATCTTAAATGACGTACAAATGGCCAATGAAGCAGCCACCGGTATTAATGCCGCCCCAACAGGCCACTTAGCGGTCACCGCACCAGTAATGTTTGGCCGAATGTTTGTTATGCCTGGCATCATAGATTATTTAAACCAATATCCAAACACCGAAGTAGACGCAATATTTTTAGATCGAGTGGTCAATTTACTTGAAGAAGGCTTAGATGTTGGAGTAAGAATAGGTGAACTGCCAGACTCAAGTATGCGCGCTTTACGTGTTGGCACGGTGCGCTTAATTTTATGTGCTGCGCCAGACTACCTAAGTAAACACGGTATACCGCAACAGCCAGCAGATCTTACTCAGCATACGATTATTTCATCGCGGGCAATGAATAATTCCAACGATTGGCGGTTCGAGGCAAAAGCGAAAAAGTACACCGTTAATATTAACCCTAGAATAACAGTTACCAACAATGACGCGGCAATAGAGGCTGCACTTTCTGGGTTTGGCATCACTCGCTTGCTATCGTATCAGGTGGCACCTTTTCTAGCCTCTGGCCAGCTAAAAATTGTTCTGCAAGACTATGAACCCAGCGCTAAACCTGTTCATATCGTGCATAGAGAAAGCCACCTTACGACAGCAAAAGTTCGGGCATTTATTGATTTAATGGCAGAGCGATTAAGAAATGATCCGGCACTGAATTAACAGATAAAACAAGTGTCAGCGTCCGGCTTAAAAACTAGGGTCAGAGTCAGGTTTAATTTAAATAACCTGACTCTGACCCTAGTTTATCTAAAATGTTTTTCGACCAGAGAATGCATGTGAAAGAGTATTGCCATCAACAAACTCTAATTCGCCGCCAACAGGTACACCATGGGCAATACGAGTGCTACTTACAGCATATTTTTTCGCGATGTCGGCAATAAAATGCGCGGTGGCTTCACCTTCAACCGTTGGGTTAGTGGCCAAGATCATTTCATCAAACTCATCACTGGCTAATAACGCGGCCAACTTATCAAGCCCCAGTTCATCAGGACCTATGCCATCAATCGGTGATAAGTGCCCCATTAGCACAAAATAACGGCCGGTAAATTCACCGGTTTGTTCAATCGCTAGAATATCTGCTGGCGATTCAACCACACAAAGCATGCGCTTTAACTGGCGCTTCGGGCTTTGACATATTTCACAGTAATCTAGCTCGGTAAATGTGCGACAGCCTTTGCAATACCCAACATCTTCCATCGCAGTAGCTAACGTAGTAGCCAGCTTTTGACCGCCGATACGATTGCGTTCTAATAAATGAAACGCCATGCGCTGTGCTGACTTTGGGCCAACGCCGGGTAAACACTTTAAACTATCGATCAGCTCTTGCACCAGAGGACTTAACTTCATAACACTCTTTCTTTTAAAGCTAGGGGCAAAAAAACAGGGTCAGAGTCAGGTTAATTAAATTAACCTGGCTCCGACCCTAGTATATCGCAATTAGAATGGCATTTTCATCCCTGGAGGCATTTGCATACCACCAGTTAACGCGCCCATTTTTTCTTTATTGGTTTCTTCAACGCGACGTACTGCATCGTTAAATGCTGCAGCAACCAAGTCTTCGATCATGTCTTTATCGTCTTCCATTAAACTGTCGTCAATTTCAACACGACGCACATTATGGTTACCTGTCATCGTAACTTTAACCATGCCAGCACCGGCTTCGCCAGTAACTTCCATTTTAGCGATCTCTTCTTGAGCTTTCGCCATTTTTGCTTGCATTTGTTGGGCTTGCTTCATTAAGTTGCCCATGCCGCCTTTCATCATAGTAATCTCCAAAAATAGTTTGCTTACATCGGCAAACATAGATACGTGTGGTTATTATACCAATTTAATTAAGTATGTGGTCTACTTTTTCATTAGGAAAAACGGATAAATACAAGGCATAAAATTTAGTTAGTAGTTACTCTACTAATCAATTTTATAACGCAGTAGTTATTCGTTTTAACCATTAAAAATGAGCAGATATTTAATCAACTTGGTATTGCACCTACAGCAAGCATTAAGGTTAAGTGTTTGCTATTGGCATTATTTAAATTAAATGTAACTGCTTAAGATATAAATGGTGCCTTAATCAGTTATTACAATGCTTCAATTGAATTTTGATCAACAAAGGCACTAAATTGTTGCTCTAAAGCTTGCACAAAATCATCACCCGCAATTACGTTTTTGGCGTAATCTAAGCGTTTGTTGTTAATGCAGCTTTGAATATAAAATGGTGTTGCACCAGCGTCATCGACAGCATTTATTTGTACGCTGGTTTCTTGCTTCTTCAACGCTGAATAACAATCTGTTATTTGGGTTAATGCCGCGCCAGAACATAAATGCTCAAATTTTTTGTCTAAATTAATCAGCAATATACTGTCTGAACTTTCCTCATCCATATTAGCATTTAGCGCCAGTTGTCGTACTCTTCCGGTTAATCCCATGGCATCTATCGTATTTGCCCAGGCATCTATTTGATTGGCATTGCGGATTAAAGCGGGGTCGATAACCGATTGATCGAAGCTGCTACTGGCAATGCTGTGAACATCAGGTAATGTTGTTTCAACCTGAGCAACAACATTGTTGGGTTGAGTATTACCTATTGCATGTTGCTCTGAACTTGCATCACTTACCGGGCTATCTTCTTGCCAAGGCAAATCAATTGGTTCTGCAGGTTTAATGTTATCTTCAGTAGCAACGTTGGTATGCGATGCTGCCTCAGCTTGAGGAACTGCTATGTCAGGATTTTTAGGCCCAACATTAGAGCGAACCTTAAGCTTGGCTTCAGACTTTTTTGCGCCCTCGCCCTCCGCGGCTTTTTTACGACTACGCAACATATTGCGCGTGGCCAGCATTTTTTCAACATCAGTCCCGGCAGGGTTTGGCTCTATTGTTTCACTCTCTGGCGTTGCTACTTCTGTAGTTTGCAATTCAGCTGTACCGGCTGGAGGGTTTTGTGCTGTTGAAGATTGCGCAGTAGAGTTTTGTGGCTCAAATGCTTCTGCTTGTGCAGTATGTTGTTCTACAGGTGCCTGTTGTACGTTAGCTAATTGCTGCTCGGCTTGCACTTCAAGCTGTTGTTGTTCGGCGTTTAAATCGGTAATTGATTTATCTGCATTGCGATCCATAGTCAGCGTTTCTGGCAGTTTTTCTTGGTGTAAGGCCTGGCCTTCGGCTAAAGATTGTTTTTCGGGTTCAACAACTTCAGGCGCTGCTTCAACCATAGCTTGCGGTTCAACGTCTGATGATAATTCTACTTTTACTTCTGTTTTATCTGCAGTTGTGCTGTTCGCCTCGGCTTGGCTTACTTCGGTCTCTTCTGCTGCCTCATCAACTTTTTCGGCTGAACCGGTTAAAGCTGCGTCATTAATATCTGTATCGTCAAAATCAGTAGTATCGGCTGGGGCTACAGGCATAGAGGTGGTATCTGCCAGAGTTGCGGGCTTAAAAGCCAACATGCGCAGCACGACCATATCAAAACCAGCTTGTTCATCGCTGCTGTACGATAAATCTTTTCGTCCGTTTAATACGATTTGATAATACAATTGTACGTCTTCAGGTGACATAGCCTGTGCAAACTTGCTTAACAATGTTGCTCGTTGGTCATCTACATCAACCGAGTTTGGCACCAACTGCCAAAGCGCGACTTGATGTAAAAGCTGTAACAATTCAGCTAATAATCTATGATAACTTGGGGCAAAACTAGCTATGCTTTTACTAAGCTCGAGCAGGCCTTTCGGGTCTTGCTTAATTAACGCGATTAATATTTTATAGACCCAGTTTTGATCAACACCGCCGAGCATTTGCTGAACATTAGCAACTTCTATGTGGCCTTGACCTTGAGCAATGGCTTGGTCGGTTAAGCTCAAGGAGTCGCGCATACTGCCGCGTGCAGCCTTGGCAAGCATTGCTAGGGCGCCATCTTGGAAGGTAACTTGTTCTGCGGTTAAAATTTCATTTAGCTTAGTTTCAATTTGCTGTGGTGTTAACGCTTTTAAATGAAACTGCAAACAGCGCGATAAGACCGTTACCGGCAACTTTTGCGGATCGGTTGTCGCTAAAATAAATTTTACATGCGGTGGTGGCTCTTCTAAAGTTTTCAGCAACGCATTGAAACTGTGCTTAGACAACATGTGCACTTCATCAATAAGGTAAACCTTAAAGCGACCACGTGTTGGCGCATATTGCACGTTATCTAAAATTTCTCGGGTATCGTCTACTTTCGTGCGCGAGGCAGCATCTATCTCAAGTAGATCAACGAAGCGACCGGCATCAACATCAACACACACATCACATTTGCCACATGGGTTAGCGCTTATGCCTTCTTGGCAGTTTAAACTTTTGGCAAAAATTCGAGCTATGGTAGTTTTACCCACCCCGCGCGTACCAGTAAATAAATAGGCATGATGCAAACGCTCTTGCATTAGTGCATTAACCAATACGGTAACCACGTGCTCTTGGCCCATTAATTGAGAGAAGTCTTTTGGTCGCCATTTACGAGCAAGTACTTGATAACTCATATTATTGTTTAATCCTGCAGCTTAGTTGTTTTCATTATTATTATTTTTACGCTTGGTTAATACGGCAGATATAGCCGTTTAGTCGCCCAAGTAGTCAACCATGGTATATACACTTATATCAAGCTTTGCCAAGCGTTTATCACCTTGTAAATCGGGTAAACCAATCACAAATGCAGCCTCTTTTACCGTGGCACCGGTTGAACGAATTAACTTGGTTGTTGCTTCAATAGTACCACCCGTAGCTAATAAGTCATCTACCATAAGTACTATATCATCACTTTCTAATGCATCTTGATGAATTTCTAGCGTATCTTGACCATATTCTAAATCATAGTTTTGCGAGAACGTTGCTCTAGGCAGTTTTTTTGGTTTTCTAACGGGCACAAAGCCTACGCCTAATGCTAACGCTAGCGGCGCTGCAAATAAAAAACCTCTGGCTTCAGTACCGGCTACTTTGGTAATGCCAGTATTTTGATAACGCTCGGTTAAACGATCAATACATAATTGGAAGGCTTCGGGTTGATCAAGAATACCAGTAATGTCACGAAACATTATGCCTGGTATTGGATAATCAGGCACATCACAAATTACGCTTTTAAGGTATTGTCTATCTTGCTCTGTCATCATAATTTTAATTGAATAAAGTTTGATAACAGGATAATAGATCTTAGGATATTTTTACAGTTACATTTTCAACAATTAAGTGAATAGCTTGAGGTTTATGCAACTTCGCTGCTGTACTCAATTAACTTACGAACTTCAGCTAAAAATTCTGCATTTGAAATTGGCTTGCTTAATACTTTATCAGCAAAGTGTACTTCTGTAATTTGATTAACTGTTTTAAGATCTTGGGTGGTTAAAAACAGAATGTTGCCAGGGGTATTGTCGCCTAACGAGATCAAGTTTTTTACGAGTTGCGGGCCATTCATTAACGGCATAAGATGATCAACAATGCACAAATCAAAACGTTGTTGTTGTGCTTTGTTATAACCATCTAGGCCATTAATCGCTGTTGTTACCTGATAACCTGCCGTGGTTAGAGTTTGATTAAGCTGCGCCAATACTGGGGCGTTGTCTTCAACCAATAAAATACTCTCAGTCATTAACTATTCCTTTATAACAATAAACGTTTACATTTCGCATTAAATTAAGTACGTGCACCACTTAACTTATCCGTAGTTGTACCAACCCATTAACATAGGCAGTAATGGCATTGCTACCATAACTGTTAGGGCTATAAACAAGTGACGTTTTGAAGTGCTTTCTTTAAATGAGTTATCTGCTGACATTATAATTACTACCGTTTAAAAAATCAGCGCGCATAATACACGAACAGACTATTATTTGATATAGATCAAATTAAATATATTGCCGGTTAACAGTTTATTTGCAACAAATGACCATTTAGGGCAAGGCCCATTAACAGTCAGTTAACATTTAGCTGTATTTATTGATAAATTCCTAGGGGTTTAAGAGGTATTTTTATTGGCATTATTGATACTCATTTTTGTCATCCGGTGCTGGTGATTAATCTTATGGTCACAAGCAAATTCAATATTGTATCCTGGCAGCTTTCATTTTATCTTCGCTGAAATAAAAAAAGTCGGCATTTGCCGACTTCTATATAGTTTAAAGTAACCGTATGGTTAATTACTCACCACATTTTTTTTCTTTTGACTTGGCTTTGCCTTCACCGCATTTACCTTCGCCGCATTTACCTTTGGCTTTCGCTTTGCCTTCACCACATTTGCCTTCGCCGCACTTGCCCTTGGCTTTACCCTTGCCTTCACCACATTTGCCTTCGCCGCACT of Thalassotalea fonticola contains these proteins:
- a CDS encoding 2Fe-2S iron-sulfur cluster-binding protein; the protein is MAHKYAEIAFTEQVKQVQTQQHSRTGYANMEQGEDVNYLLSDYEANFIAARDSFYMASVSETNWPYVQHRGGPAGFMRVLDAKTIGFADYTGNRQYISTGNFINNDRVSIIFMDYPNRTRMKLLGRVSIVTDDDPETLAKLEVAEFRAPVERGFLIHVEAFDWNCPKYITPRYNDDEIQTLLKPLEQENQTLKQQLVNLNTSSVEATNSYPTNSYPTRLGDGPLTLVISAIRQLTPSIRAYELRDVNGDKLPPVSAGSHLQIPVQLPNKEQVLRHYSICSNPERSDIYEIAVLHEPSGDGGSSTIHQHFQLGLELACQPPKNHFALQSSSHQQGAPAVLVAGGIGITPIKAMAQSLRSQNIEFALHYAGKNNLSMAFQDKLQSEFSDSFNSYSSAEGQRLNISNILSNAEPACIFYICGPSRLIDGFLAAAKAQNIALSRIRYERFTAAIDDTATPITVTLNKSAKTIEVAAEQSILDAMLDANVAAAYSCKTGECKSCAVKVLDGSPKHLDNALSVAEQEQQGLMCPCISRASSSHITLDI
- a CDS encoding carboxymuconolactone decarboxylase family protein; its protein translation is MSRINVVTNEQANPEQQQLFAAITSQLGMVPNFLKVFANSPTALKAFLGLHGIAGEGSLDPLTKERIALALAEQNACQYCVSAHTAIGSKAGLTGAEMEANRAGTSQDAKAAAAVKFAMALAEHKGEVTTAELLEVRSAGFSESDIVEIITHVGMNILTNILGKASRVEIDFPKVQLQKAS
- a CDS encoding LysR family transcriptional regulator; translated protein: MDNLHLMNVYVAVAEEQGFAAGARRLAMSPPAVTRAVAALEEKLGVKLLSRTTRYVRTTDAGARYLVDAKRILNDVQMANEAATGINAAPTGHLAVTAPVMFGRMFVMPGIIDYLNQYPNTEVDAIFLDRVVNLLEEGLDVGVRIGELPDSSMRALRVGTVRLILCAAPDYLSKHGIPQQPADLTQHTIISSRAMNNSNDWRFEAKAKKYTVNINPRITVTNNDAAIEAALSGFGITRLLSYQVAPFLASGQLKIVLQDYEPSAKPVHIVHRESHLTTAKVRAFIDLMAERLRNDPALN
- the recR gene encoding recombination mediator RecR, with amino-acid sequence MKLSPLVQELIDSLKCLPGVGPKSAQRMAFHLLERNRIGGQKLATTLATAMEDVGYCKGCRTFTELDYCEICQSPKRQLKRMLCVVESPADILAIEQTGEFTGRYFVLMGHLSPIDGIGPDELGLDKLAALLASDEFDEMILATNPTVEGEATAHFIADIAKKYAVSSTRIAHGVPVGGELEFVDGNTLSHAFSGRKTF
- a CDS encoding YbaB/EbfC family nucleoid-associated protein, which produces MMKGGMGNLMKQAQQMQAKMAKAQEEIAKMEVTGEAGAGMVKVTMTGNHNVRRVEIDDSLMEDDKDMIEDLVAAAFNDAVRRVEETNKEKMGALTGGMQMPPGMKMPF
- the dnaX gene encoding DNA polymerase III subunit gamma/tau; translated protein: MSYQVLARKWRPKDFSQLMGQEHVVTVLVNALMQERLHHAYLFTGTRGVGKTTIARIFAKSLNCQEGISANPCGKCDVCVDVDAGRFVDLLEIDAASRTKVDDTREILDNVQYAPTRGRFKVYLIDEVHMLSKHSFNALLKTLEEPPPHVKFILATTDPQKLPVTVLSRCLQFHLKALTPQQIETKLNEILTAEQVTFQDGALAMLAKAARGSMRDSLSLTDQAIAQGQGHIEVANVQQMLGGVDQNWVYKILIALIKQDPKGLLELSKSIASFAPSYHRLLAELLQLLHQVALWQLVPNSVDVDDQRATLLSKFAQAMSPEDVQLYYQIVLNGRKDLSYSSDEQAGFDMVVLRMLAFKPATLADTTSMPVAPADTTDFDDTDINDAALTGSAEKVDEAAEETEVSQAEANSTTADKTEVKVELSSDVEPQAMVEAAPEVVEPEKQSLAEGQALHQEKLPETLTMDRNADKSITDLNAEQQQLEVQAEQQLANVQQAPVEQHTAQAEAFEPQNSTAQSSTAQNPPAGTAELQTTEVATPESETIEPNPAGTDVEKMLATRNMLRSRKKAAEGEGAKKSEAKLKVRSNVGPKNPDIAVPQAEAASHTNVATEDNIKPAEPIDLPWQEDSPVSDASSEQHAIGNTQPNNVVAQVETTLPDVHSIASSSFDQSVIDPALIRNANQIDAWANTIDAMGLTGRVRQLALNANMDEESSDSILLINLDKKFEHLCSGAALTQITDCYSALKKQETSVQINAVDDAGATPFYIQSCINNKRLDYAKNVIAGDDFVQALEQQFSAFVDQNSIEAL
- the apt gene encoding adenine phosphoribosyltransferase, which encodes MTEQDRQYLKSVICDVPDYPIPGIMFRDITGILDQPEAFQLCIDRLTERYQNTGITKVAGTEARGFLFAAPLALALGVGFVPVRKPKKLPRATFSQNYDLEYGQDTLEIHQDALESDDIVLMVDDLLATGGTIEATTKLIRSTGATVKEAAFVIGLPDLQGDKRLAKLDISVYTMVDYLGD
- a CDS encoding response regulator, which encodes MTESILLVEDNAPVLAQLNQTLTTAGYQVTTAINGLDGYNKAQQQRFDLCIVDHLMPLMNGPQLVKNLISLGDNTPGNILFLTTQDLKTVNQITEVHFADKVLSKPISNAEFLAEVRKLIEYSSEVA